The Nitrospinaceae bacterium genome window below encodes:
- the hflX gene encoding GTPase HflX has translation MKAPFYQIQSPVPQTKKAILVGVELPRNGSAPLTVSFEELEGLATTANYQPIARLSQKLSSINPKTFLGSGKVEELQQAVKHHHPNAVIFDVELSPGQNRNLENIFKCRVIDRSWLILEIFNDHARTREAKTQVELARLKYALPRLTRMWGHLSRQRGGIGLKDVGETQIQLDRRLIRNEITKLERKLKGIDKEKITQRKGRKGIYRVALVGYTNVGKSTLMNRLTGSDTLVENKLFATLDATIRKIKKNFPYPVLLADTVGLIDKLPHDLVASFKSTLDEVREADLLIKLVDLSHPDYQKQMETVDQVLNELGAQDIDSVLVFNKLDRISDPEILSIANNLYPQAVLISCRTGEGIENLQEEIIRCYQNRLTPYTLKMDYSKADQISQIRKQAIIVKEEYEEDQIVLSLRLPPEGKARLNKLLKRESKPAAL, from the coding sequence ATGAAAGCGCCCTTTTACCAAATTCAATCGCCGGTACCTCAGACAAAAAAAGCCATCCTCGTGGGCGTCGAGTTGCCGCGAAACGGCTCCGCCCCCCTGACGGTTTCTTTTGAAGAACTGGAGGGGCTGGCCACCACCGCAAACTATCAGCCGATCGCCCGGCTTTCGCAAAAACTTTCGTCTATCAACCCCAAAACTTTTTTGGGAAGCGGCAAGGTGGAAGAACTTCAACAGGCGGTCAAGCACCACCATCCGAATGCAGTCATTTTTGATGTCGAACTTTCACCCGGGCAAAACCGCAACCTGGAAAATATTTTTAAATGCCGGGTGATCGATCGGTCCTGGCTCATTCTTGAAATTTTCAATGACCACGCACGCACCCGGGAAGCCAAAACCCAGGTTGAGTTGGCGCGCTTGAAATATGCGCTCCCCCGGCTGACCCGCATGTGGGGGCATCTATCCAGGCAGCGCGGCGGCATTGGTCTGAAAGACGTGGGTGAGACCCAGATCCAGTTGGACCGCCGGTTGATCAGAAACGAGATCACCAAGCTGGAGAGAAAACTGAAAGGGATCGACAAGGAAAAAATAACCCAAAGGAAAGGCCGTAAAGGAATTTATCGTGTCGCTTTGGTGGGCTACACCAACGTCGGAAAATCAACCCTGATGAACCGCTTGACCGGGTCAGACACCTTGGTGGAAAACAAACTGTTTGCCACGCTGGACGCAACCATTCGTAAAATCAAAAAAAACTTCCCCTATCCGGTTCTTCTTGCGGATACCGTCGGCCTCATCGACAAACTGCCGCATGACCTGGTGGCGTCCTTCAAAAGCACGTTGGATGAAGTCCGCGAAGCCGACCTCCTGATCAAACTGGTTGACCTCAGTCACCCCGATTACCAAAAGCAGATGGAAACCGTTGACCAGGTGCTCAATGAACTGGGTGCTCAGGACATAGACTCGGTTCTGGTGTTCAATAAGCTCGACCGCATCAGCGACCCGGAAATCCTGTCTATCGCCAACAATTTATACCCGCAAGCGGTTCTCATCTCGTGCAGGACGGGGGAAGGCATAGAAAACCTGCAAGAGGAGATCATTCGCTGTTATCAAAACAGGTTGACGCCGTACACTCTCAAAATGGATTATTCTAAAGCCGATCAGATTTCACAAATCCGCAAACAAGCCATCATCGTCAAGGAAGAGTACGAAGAAGACCAAATCGTTCTCAGCTTGAGATTACCGCCGGAAGGCAAAGCCCGGCTCAATAAATTACTGAAGAGGGAGTCCAAACCAGCCGCTCTGTGA